Proteins encoded by one window of Thunnus thynnus chromosome 3, fThuThy2.1, whole genome shotgun sequence:
- the LOC137180404 gene encoding E3 ubiquitin-protein ligase TRIM21-like produces MSAASCLLSEDQFLCSICLDVFTDPVTTPCGHNFCKNCITEHWNSNVQYLCPICKEVFYTRPKLKVNTFISGMVSQFRQEAQQKASSSSSEQQAAKPGEVPCDVCTGTKLKALKSCLVCLTSYCETHLEPHLTVSGLKRHQLMDPVENLEDRMCMKHDKPLELFCKTDQTCVCMLCSVLDHKTHEFVPLKEEYEGKKAELGKTEAEIQQMIQKRRLKIQEIKHSVDLSEEDANREKAEGVQLFITLMESVERSLNELIETIEEKQRTTEKQAEDFIKELEQEISELMKRSSEVKQLSNSEDHLHLLQNFPSLKAAPPTKDWTEVSVRPPSYEGTVVRAVTQLEETLSKEMKKLVEAELKRVQQYAVDVTLDPDTAHPDLILSDDGKQVNDSDVEKNLPDNPERFSLCPGVLGKQSFSSGRFYFEVQVKGKTDWDLGVARESINRKGKITLRPQNGYWTIWLRNGNEYKACAGPSVRLSLKSQLQKVGVFVDYEEGLVSFYDVDAAALIYSFTGCSFTEKLYTYFSPGPNDGGKNSAPLIICPVNQTE; encoded by the coding sequence atgtctgctgccagctgtctgctatctgaagatcagtttctgtgctccatctgtctggatgtgttcactgatccagtcaccacaccatgtggacacaacttctgcaaaaactgcatcactgaacACTGGAACAGTAATGTCCAGTACCTGTGTCCCATCTGTAAAGAGGTTTTCTACACAAGACCTAAGTTGAAGGTGAATACTTTCATCTCTGGGATGGTTTctcagttcagacaggaagctcaacagaaagccagcagcagcagctcagagcaacaagctgccaaaccaggagaagttccctgtgacgtctgtactggaaccaaactgaaggccctgaagtcctgtctggtgtgtctgacctcctactgtgagactcacctggagcctcatctgACAGTTTCAGGCctgaaaagacatcagctgatggaccctgtggagaacctggaagacaggatgtgtatgaagcacgataaacctctggagctgttctgtaagaccgaccagacatgtgtctgcatgctctgctctgttttagaccacaagacacatgagtttgttcctctgaaagaagaatatgaaggaaagaaggcagagctggggaagacagaggctgaaattcagcagatgatccagaagagaCGACTGAAGATTCAAGAGATCAAACACTCAGTTGACCTCAGTGAGGAAGatgcaaacagagagaaagcagaaggtgTTCAGCTCTTCATCACTCTGATGGAGTCTGTTGAGAGAAGCCTGAATGAGCTCATTGAGACGattgaagagaagcaaagaacgacagagaaacaggctgaagacttcatcaaagagctggaacaggaaatctctgagctgatgaagagaagctctgaggtgaagcagctctcaaactctgaagaccacctccacctcctccaaaacttcccgtccctgaaagctgctccacccaccaaagactggacagaggtcagcgtccgtccaccatcatatgaggggactgtggtgagagctgtgactcagctggaggagacgctcagtaaagagatgaagaagctggttgaggctgagctgaagagggtccagcagtatgcagtggatgtgactctagatcctgatacagcacatcctgatctcatcctgtctgatgatggaAAACAAGTAAATGATAGTGATGTGGAGAAGAATCTCCCAGACAACCCAGAGAGATTTTCTCTTTGTCCTGGTGttttaggaaagcagagtttctcttcaggcagattttactttgaggttcaggttaaagggAAGACTGACTGGGATTTAGGAGTGGCCAGAGAGTCCATCAACAGGAAGGGAAAAATCACACTGAGACCTCAGAATGGTTACTGGACTATATGgttgagaaatggaaatgagtacAAAGCTTGTGCTGGTCCTTCAGTCCGTCTCTCTCTGAAGTCTCAGCttcagaaggtgggggtgtttgtggattatgaggagggtctggtctccttttatgacgtagatgctgcagctcttatctactcctttactggctgctccttcactgagaaactctacACATACTTCAGTCCTGGTCCTAATGATGGTGGTAAAAACTCTGcccctctgatcatctgtcctgtcaatcaaactgagtAG